A single Marinobacter sp. es.042 DNA region contains:
- the asd gene encoding archaetidylserine decarboxylase (Phosphatidylserine decarboxylase is synthesized as a single chain precursor. Generation of the pyruvoyl active site from a Ser is coupled to cleavage of a Gly-Ser bond between the larger (beta) and smaller (alpha chains). It is an integral membrane protein.): protein MFDKLFVLSQYITPQLGVSNLAGRLADNDRSPALKNRVIKWFIGRYGVDMSEAAEPNPEAYATFNDFFTRELKPGIRPLADGEKTLVSPVDGAISQLGQVTGDRVFQAKGQSFSLSELLGGEEATTAPFANGEFSTIYLSPKDYHRIHMPMAGTLRQMIHVPGKLFSVNPVTAENVPNLFARNERVVCIFDTASGPMALVLVGAMIVGSVETRWAGVVVPGSRQVTSTRYEGEQAISFDKGEEMGRFRLGSTVIMVMPKASVSWNSDQVAGKTVRMGEAFGALA from the coding sequence ATGTTCGACAAGCTTTTTGTTCTTAGCCAGTACATCACGCCGCAACTGGGGGTATCCAACCTCGCCGGCCGTCTGGCGGACAATGACCGCTCCCCTGCGCTCAAGAACCGGGTTATAAAATGGTTTATCGGCCGCTATGGCGTTGACATGAGCGAAGCCGCCGAGCCGAACCCGGAAGCCTACGCCACGTTCAACGATTTCTTCACCCGGGAGCTGAAGCCCGGCATCCGCCCCCTGGCGGACGGCGAAAAAACCCTGGTCAGCCCCGTTGACGGCGCCATCAGCCAGCTCGGCCAGGTCACCGGAGACCGGGTTTTCCAGGCCAAGGGCCAGTCGTTCAGCCTGAGTGAGCTGCTAGGCGGCGAAGAAGCGACCACCGCCCCGTTTGCCAATGGCGAATTTTCTACAATCTACCTCTCGCCCAAGGACTATCATCGGATCCACATGCCGATGGCGGGCACGCTTCGACAGATGATCCATGTTCCCGGCAAGCTTTTTTCGGTCAACCCGGTAACCGCCGAAAATGTCCCGAATCTGTTCGCCCGCAATGAGCGGGTTGTCTGCATCTTCGACACCGCTTCCGGCCCCATGGCACTGGTACTGGTTGGCGCCATGATTGTCGGCAGCGTGGAAACCCGCTGGGCAGGCGTTGTTGTGCCCGGCAGTCGGCAGGTCACATCAACACGGTACGAAGGCGAGCAGGCCATCAGCTTCGATAAGGGTGAAGAAATGGGCCGGTTCCGCCTGGGCTCCACTGTGATTATGGTTATGCCAAAAGCCTCCGTCAGCTGGAACAGCGATCAGGTGGCCGGCAAGACCGTTCGCATGGGCGAGGCGTTCGGCGCCCTGGCGTGA